One Mytilus trossulus isolate FHL-02 chromosome 5, PNRI_Mtr1.1.1.hap1, whole genome shotgun sequence DNA segment encodes these proteins:
- the LOC134719311 gene encoding uncharacterized protein LOC134719311, giving the protein MSSDEGSSGGSPKRSWAAEEKLIEEKEQREVSPRGRHHDRVPSVERVVPSQGDAKGQEGEFEAKVPGKDISGDHRDSSPKARDTGSGLVRGTRDGSHDSRARSGSREDRVRDPSGGRSRCSVSRSTPGAAVPMARDTPVGIPTDRDAHSAPPLGRGFQGRKETTQERKRRRNRQKERQAEETARLQRALREAQQMRTPNSFQGGGRRDTGVSWQRTPQHNYTPTGTGVSGQRTPQRYNTPRETGVSGYMTPQGGCQTRRTGMSSQGTPQRDCQPRETGVLGQGTPQGDQQARGAGVSSQRAPQPDYKPKETGVSSLRTPQPDYKLRETGVSGQRTPQGLALPKLMDIPTLQQCPIQGCPIRALDIQPHVMLEHVAEVFGEQRDQPRASLAPIRVAALQAQAWMLVGGDLEDLVTHVNRLEITRPHIIGQAVQGQMEEVCREGGRPVPPYFSTAPVNSPGALIDWRVQAAIMGELGDRADAFRGMFRLQGPRAAIGSSAGQIGQAEGGIDPLRSPSDSPPGKKLFVDSAIRSPTPPAFDSHFHLDRGWRQWRMNGRMDRQRFIEMRLPTPPRNPVDLVGGVMVYCDPGTWPSALALQEHPGGSPWVTAIGVHPKKAQQLDDSSFDKMERLLGLPGVRAIGEVGLDQSQRDPPLQRQVSTLRWVLNLCKGRPEVPLILHIRGAPEDRHSAEAHLKALTIVRERVDPQQRIHLHCFDGGRQEARRWRDAFPNVYFGYTGEVSRFDQEQGQVVSSLPLDRILLESDAPYFRPSWVPNHSYGHPQYIAEVAMGLLAFRSGDTLWALLEATTSNARVLYRV; this is encoded by the coding sequence ATGTCCAGTGATGAGGGGAGTTCGGGAGGCAGCCCAAAAAGAAGTTGGGCTGCCGAGGAAAAGCTTATAGAGGAGAAAGAGCAGAGAGAGGTAAGCCCCAGGGGACGACACCACGATAGGGTCCCCTCAGTTGAAAGGGTTGTCCCAAGCCAGGGAGATGCAAAGGGTCAGGAGGGGGAGTTCGAAGCTAAGGTCCCAGGAAAAGACATCTCTGGGGACCACAGGGACTCCTCCCCAAAGGCTAGGGATACGGGTTCTGGGCTAGTTAGGGGCACCAGGGATGGGAGCCATGATTCCAGGGCCCGGTCAGGTAGCAGGGAGGACAGAGTTAGGGACCCCAGTGGAGGAAGGAGCCGCTGTTCCGTTTCCAGGAGCACTCCAGGGGCCGCTGTCCCGATGGCTAGGGACACCCCTGTGGGCATTCCAACCGACCGGGATGCTCACAGCGCGCCTCCACTGGGTAGGGGTTTTCAGGGGCGAAAGGAGACCACCCAAGAAAGGAAGAGAAGAAGGAATCGACAGAAAGAGCGCCAAGCTGAAGAGACAGCCAGGCTGCAGAGGGCACTAAGGGAGGCCCAACAGATGCGGACACCAAACTCGTTCCAGGGAGGAGGAAGAAGGGACACAGGGGTGTCGTGGCAAAGGACACCCCAACATAACTACACGCCCACTGGGACAGGGGTGTCAGGACAGAGGACACCCCAGAGGTATAACACACCGAGAGAGACTGGGGTGTCGGGTTATATGACACCCCAGGGAGGCTGTCAGACGAGGAGGACTGGGATGTCGAGTCAAGGGACACCCCAACGGGACTGCCAGCCGAGGGAGACTGGGGTGTTGGGCCAAGGGACACCCCAAGGAGACCAACAAGCCAGGGGGGCTGGGGTGTCAAGTCAAAGGGCACCCCAACCAGACTACAAGCCGAAGGAGACTGGGGTGTCAAGTCTAAGGACACCCCAACCTGACTACAAGCTGAGGGAGACTGGTGTGTCAGGCCAGAGGACACCCCAAGGACTTGCACTGCCAAAGTTGATGGACATCCCCACCCTACAGCAGTGCCCCATCCAGGGTTGCCCCATAAGGGCATTGGATATTCAGCCACATGTGATGCTGGAACATGTGGCTGAAGTATTCGGAGAACAACGAGACCAGCCAAGGGCTTCCCTCGCTCCAATCAGGGTAGCAGCACTACAGGCACAGGCCTGGATGCTAGTGGGTGGGGACCTAGAGGATTTGGTCACCCATGTGAATAGACTGGAGATAACACGACCCCACATCATTGGGCAGGCAGTCCAGGGGCAGATGGAGGAGGTATGCCGGGAAGGGGGACGACCAGTTCCCCCATACTTCTCAACAGCACCGGTCAACTCTCCTGGAGCCCTCATTGACTGGAGGGTCCAGGCAGCCATAATGGGGGAGTTGGGAGACAGGGCGGATGCGTTTAGGGGAATGTTTAGGCTGCAAGGTCCCCGGGCAGCCATAGGGTCCTCAGCAGGCCAGATAGGACAGGCAGAAGGGGGAATAGATCCGTTGAGGTCCCCCTCCGACTCCCCTCCAGGAAAAAAACTATTTGTGGACAGTGCAATCAGGAGTCCAACACCTCCCGCATTTGACTCCCATTTCCATTTAGACCGGGGGTGGAGGCAATGGAGGATGAACGGGAGGATGGACCGGCAACGGTTCATCGAGATGCGCCTTCCCACCCCCCCAAGAAACCCAGTGGACCTAGTAGGAGGGGTTATGGTGTATTGTGACCCAGGGACATGGCCATCTGCATTGGCATTGCAGGAACACCCTGGAGGATCACCCTGGGTCACAGCGATAGGAGTCCACCCCAAAAAGGCCCAGCAGCTGGACGATAGTTCGTTCGACAAGATGGAACGGCTGCTGGGGTTGCCTGGGGTAAGGGCCATTGGAGAAGTTGGGTTGGACCAGAGCCAGCGGGACCCACCTCTTCAAAGGCAGGTTAGCACCCTAAGGTGGGTCCTAAATTTGTGCAAGGGAAGGCCAGAGGTTCCCCTCATTCTCCATATTAGAGGGGCTCCCGAGGATCGCCATAGTGCGGAGGCGCACCTGAAAGCCCTCACCATAGTCCGGGAGAGGGTGGACCCTCAGCAGAGGATCCATCTCCACTGCTTTGATGGGGGCAGGCAGGAAGCGAGGCGTTGGAGGGATGCCTTCCCTAATGTCTATTTTGGGTATACGGGGGAGGTATCCCGGTTCGACCAGGAACAAGGGCAAGTGGTGTCGTCCCTCCCCCTAGACAGGATACTACTGGAGAGTGATGCCCCCTATTTCAGGCCATCATGGGTGCCCAATCACAGCTATGGGCATCCCCAGTATATTGCCGAGGTGGCAATGGGACTTTTGGCCTTTAGGTCGGGGGACACCCTTTGGGCATTGCTGGAGGCCACCACCAGCAATGCACGAGTTCTGTATAGGGTGTAG